The following proteins come from a genomic window of Lolium rigidum isolate FL_2022 chromosome 5, APGP_CSIRO_Lrig_0.1, whole genome shotgun sequence:
- the LOC124656386 gene encoding uncharacterized protein LOC124656386, translated as MSSTPPPRDLQRHDPAAPPTRDLAGLALAAERSRRPRPRHAAHAASPSGQSPDHRSSSSTSTCKDFLRKFVDNELLTASLEDWFTGNTQDSGFQKPSFDVPFDLTELQSFDYALEGVTFQQLVRMPNALRASTSDAFEATAHLALEDFLHAGIKGLWEAFWGPEEAMPFSVACIHSTSSRFYPAEKAISSGKLDGVCATAVLLKNSKHSQGRWDHIVVLALLRPDVGMVSAQSDQHPSPAVLGEALFFALRVLLSRSLSRSSTVLRNSDSVYVLLVDSQFGGVVNVQGDLNRLSFDTNNVYECAAEWIKNDARITVSSVDRVWNKLGNANWGDVGTLQVLLAVFRSMIQFCGEPKYSLDELATEHSSRLQSRRSERHLVDRQSNGNGVYRYQQRSHSPEIVEVQEEGTVDVKPDEILKLEIGSIVLMEVSNCQKGFQINDIRTESEPPIYGAIPVEEPTKSYLLYVGSSPSHLEPAWENMNSWYQVQRQTKVLTLMKQRDISSRYIPQMVASGRVVHPGPCNKPNSSGSCGHPLCGTPILVTSPVGETISNLIRNGLFGVEDALRCCHDCLSALAAASSAGIRHGDIRPENVIRVSNGSRSPHFVLIGWGHAILEDKDRPSMNLFFSSTFALQEGKLCAASDAESLIYLLYFSCGGVCPELDSVEGALQWRETSWSRRVIQQKLGDVAAVLKAFADYVDSLCGTPYPMDYEIWLRRFRRTINEDHGKEVDTSS; from the exons atgTCATCGACCCCGCCGCCGCGAGATCTCCAGCGCCACGACCCCGCCGCCCCGCCCACGCGAGATCTCGCCGGCCTCGCCCTCGCCGCCGAAAGATCTCGCCGGCCCCGCCCCCGTCATGCCGCTCACGCGGCGTCGCCCTCAG GCCAGTCGCCGGACCACCGCAGCTCATCATCCACATCCACCTGCAAGGACTTCCTGCGCAAGTTCGTGGACAACGAGCTGCTAACCGCGAGCCTGGAGGACTGGTTCACCGGCAACACCCAAGACAGCGGGTTCCAGAAACCATCCTTCGACGTCCCCTTCGACCTCACCGAGCTGCAGAGCTTCGACTACGCGCTGGAAGGCGTCACCTTCCAGCAGCTGGTGAGGATGCCGAACGCGCTGCGCGCGTCCACATCCGACGCGTTCGAGGCCACCGCGCACCTCGCGCTGGAGGACTTCCTGCACGCGGGCATCAAGGGGCTGTGGGAGGCCTTCTGGGGCCCCGAGGAGGCCATGCCCTTCTCCGTCGCCTGCATACACAGCACCAGCTCCAGGTTCTACCCCGCCGAGAAGGCCATCAGCAGCGGGAAGCTCGACGGCGTCTGCGCGACCGCCGTGCTGCTCAAGAACTCCAAGCACTCGCAGGGGAGGTGGGACCACATCGTCGTGCTGGCTTTGCTGAGGCCTGATGTTGGGATGGTCTCGGCGCAGAGCGACCAGCACCCGTCTCCTGCTGTCTTGGGGGAGGCGCTGTTCTTTGCGCTCCGCGTGTTGCTCTCTCGGAGCCTCAGCAGGTCCTCCACCGTCCTCCGGAATTCGGACTCTGTTTACGTGCTGCTGGTGGATTCGCAGTTTGGAGGGGTGGTCAATGTCCAAGGGGATCTCAACAGGCTGAGCTTTGATACCAACAATGTTTATGAGTGCGCCGCTGAGTGGATAAAAAATGATGCCAGGATTACAGTTTCTTCTGTGGATCGAGTATGGAATAAACTTGGGAATGCCAACTGGGGTGATGTTGGGACCCTTCAAGTCCTACTTGCGGTTTTCCGCTCGATGATCCAATTCTGTGGAGAGCCAAAGTACTCTCTTGATGAACTAGCCACAGAGCACAGTTCCCGGCTGCAGAGTCGAAGATCAGAGAGACACTTGGTTGACAGACAATCTAATGGAAATGGTGTGTATAGGTACCAGCAACGAAGTCATTCTCCTGAAATTGTTGAAGTACAGGAGGAAGGTACCGTTGATGTCAAACCCGATGAAATCTTGAAGCTTGAGATAGGGTCCATTGTTTTGATGGAGGTCTCTAACTGCCAGAAGGGTTTTCAAATCAATGATATCCGCACAGAAAGTGAGCCTCCTATTTATGGTGCTATTCCTGTGGAAGAGCCTACAAAATCCTATTTGCTGTATGTAGGTTCCAGTCCTTCTCATCTAGAGCCAGCATGGGAGAATATGAATTCCTGGTACCAGGTTCAGAGGCAGACCAAAGTGCTGACTCTGATGAAGCAAAGAGACATTTCTAGCAGATACATACCGCAGATGGTAGCTTCTGGACGTGTGGTCCATCCAGGCCCTTGTAACAAGCCAAACTCCAGCGGGAGTTGTGGTCATCCGTTGTGCGGTACTCCAATCCTTGTCACCTCACCAGTTggtgaaaccatttcaaatctgATACGGAACGGATTGTTTGGTGTTGAGGACGCTCTCAGATGTTGCCATGACTGTTTGTCTGCTCttgctgctgcatcatctgcaGGGATCCGTCACGGTGACATCCGGCCAGAGAATGTGATCCGTGTCAGCAATGGCTCAAGGAGTCCACATTTCGTACTTATTGGATGGGGTCATGCTATCCTGGAAGATAAGGATCGGCCTTCAAtgaatctattcttctcatctacaTTTGCGCTCCAGGAAGGCAAGCTATGCGCAGCATCTGATGCCGAAAGTTTGATTTATCTCTTATATTTCTCGTGTGGTGGAGTCTGCCCAGAGCTTGACTCGGTTGAAGGCGCACTTCAGTGGAGGGAGACATCATGGTCAAGGAGAGTTATACAACAGAAGTTGGGTGATGTCGCAGCAGTGTTGAAAGCATTCGCGGATTATGTTGACAGCCTCTGCGGGACCCCATACCCAATGGACTACGAGATATGGTTACGAAGGTTCCGAAGAACAATCAATGAAGATCATGGGAAGGAGGTTGATACATCAAGTTAG